The genomic region TGAGAAAGGCGTCTGATGAAATTGCAGCCGGAGCAGCATGGTTCAGCGCGACCCCCTCCGTTCGACGTGGAGGGCGTCAGCGTCGATGCGCGCCTAGCCGTGCACGCTCAAGCGACGGTGACTGTGATGCCGCTGTCCGCGGCCGAACTCCGGATCATCCAGCTCGCGTTCTTCCTTCCTAAAGTTGTCAAGAAGTTTCGACAAGGCACGCAAGGCGCAGTGGTGTCCCGCATCGTTAATGGCACACGAGTCGGCAGGCTCGGCCGACGTAGACCGTCGACGCCGAGCCTATGCGCTAGGCACGATGAACTCTGCCTGGTCGGCAAGAGATCGGGCCGTTTGCTCGCGATCAACCGCATCTCCGTACCGATCATTCGGGCACACGCCGCCAGCACTTGGGTCGGCAAGTGCATTGCCTCTCGGTACAGGCAGTGGAACATCGCATCATGAAAACGGCGATCCCCACTGTATCCGGCGGCGCTGAGCGGGCGACGAGCGACCTCGCCACTGGCCCTGCGAGTCTCGATGTATTCCATACCGGCCCCATGAGTGTGCTCGCCCGCCGCGCCTGGGGCGATGCGGACGAGCGTGGAAGGAACTATCCGAACGCCACCTTGCTGTTAGCAAACGCCGCTGCTGCCGTTCGCGGTCAGAGAAGCGGTGCTCGGACACAACTTTACGGGCTCGCAAATCTCAGCGATGGCGAACGCAAGTTGATTGACGAATTGCTCGGAGAAGGTGAGGTGGCCGGCGTGGTTGCGCTGCCAGATGGCTCTTTGGCGCAAATCCGGGAGTCCGTGCTCGCGGGAATCTGGCGCGTGCGCATCGGCGCGGAGCCTGCGCATGAATATGTTGAGGTCGGGTCGATTCCGCAGATTGTGCGGCGTGCCGCAACTGACTTGACGTCCGCCGATCTTGTGATCCGCACGCCGCCGAATGGCGCGATGAACGTTCAACCGGTGCTGGCCGAAATACGCGAGCGGGCGAGGGTCTGGCGATTAGGCATGCACGCCTATGTCATCAATCTGACGTCACTGCCAATGAGCATTATCGACTTGGCATTCCTACAGCAAAGCTTGGGCAATGGACCGGTCCAACTCATGTTGCACGGCTACAGCACCTGCCGAGTGCAGGCGACCGGGATCAGGAATGTCTGGTCCGTGCAGTTCTTCAATTCTACGGACGACATCATCCTTGATACGCTGGAGGTCGGCGGCGTGCCGATTGTTGCGTTGGCTGCTGATGAGGATTTCCAGGACTCAGCCGAGCGCATGCAGGAAATTATCGAGGCGTATTTCACATGAAGACGTCGGCGCATCGGGTGCGATCCCGCAGACGGCGCATGCGCATGGACTATAGCTTGCGCGGGACGATGGCGGAGTGTTGCGCATGAGCCTTGTTGCCCGCAACAAAATCGATGTACGCATATTGCTAGCTGCCGACGTAGTCGCCTCGGTCGAGATCCTGCCGCGAGTCCGGCCGCCGCTGGCGCGCGCGTTCGCCGGAAAGGAGCCCTCGACAGTGCTCAACGTGCTGCCGCGGCTTTTCGCGTTGTGTGTCGCTGCGCAGCAAACTGCATTATTGTCTGCCATCGAGACGGCCCGCGACGAAGTGATCACCCGCGCAACAAGGCAGCAGCGTATTGCACTTATCGTTACTGAGCGCATCGCGGATTTGGCACGGAGCCTTTTTGTCGGACATCTTACGTTAGATGTCGCCAGTGCGGCGGCAATCCGCTCCCTGATGTCGGAATTGTCAGCGTTTGTCCGCTCCGCACAGCCAACCTGGAGCTCCGCTCAACGCGAAGCGACCGCGCGGATTGTCGCTGCGCTGGCCGCGCTCGGTCTATATGAGGGGGAGGCGCTGAGGTCTGGTAGCCCGCTGGCGCTTCGCGTTACGGCGCTTAATGACGTCGACGTGAAGTCAATTCCGGCGGGGCACTCATTCTTGTCTGTTGCTGACGACCCCAACATCACGAAACGGCTGCTCGGGGATGACTCGACGTTCTGCTATTCTCCCGATGTTGACGGACATGTGCCCGAGACGGGTCCATGGGCGCGCCAGATCAGCCGGGATGGGGTCCCGCTGGGACCCTTCGGTGCGGCCGAGCGGCTGATGGCCAGACTTAATGAAATCCTGCGGCTATGTGCCTGGCTCAAGGCCGGCGCTCAGATTGGAGCCGCGGAGCATGGGATTATCGAAAGATATAAGCTAGGGCCGCGCCGTGCAGCGGCCGCGGTCGAATGCGCCAGGGGCCGTCTCTACCACGCGGTTGAACTCGATGCTCAGGGCAGAATATCCCGCTTCGAATTCCTTGCGCCGACGGAGTGGAATTTCCACCGGCGCGGACCGCTTGTTCGGAACCTGCAAGGCGCGGTGCTGACGGCTCGAAGACGCGAAGATGCAGTCCATGCGGTGATTGCATCGCTCGATCCGTGCGTCGCGTTCACCCTCAACCTTAGCGAAGTTCGCGATGCATGAAATGGCGATTTGTCTTGGCATCATTCAGATCGTCGAGGAGAAGGTACACGAGCGATCCTCTTCGCGGGTGCGGAGCATCTGTCTGGAGATGGGAGCGCTGAGTCATGCGGCGCCTGAAGCGATCAGGTTCTGCTTTGCTGCCGCTGCAACGCGGACCGTTGCCGAGGGCGCGGCTCTTAATATCGTCGAACTGCCCGGCGTTGCCTGGTGCATGAGCTGTTCGAAGAGCGTCGAAATTGCTCGGCGCGGTGAGTGCTGCCCTTGCTGCGGCAGCTATCACTTGCAGGTGACCGCGGGCGAACAGATGCGCGTGAAAGAGTTGGAGATCGATTGATGTGTACCATTTGCGGCTGCCACCAAGGGACGCCGTCCACAAAACGCGCCGAGGCGAATGATGCGGAGAGCCATGAGCGATCCCTTCAGGACGATCGCGATTGCCATTCTGCCCTTCCGCCGGGCGACCGACGGCCGCCGCAGTCAAACCACGCTGGTGATCGCTATAAGCGCTGTCCTCGCTCAGCCAATCACCAGGCGCATAACGCGCAGGCGCTTCCGAGCGGCGTCGATCCGCCTGATTTGAGGGGCTGTGGCATGACCAGAACGCGGCTCGTTGAGATTGAGCGCGATATCCTGGACAAGAATAATGGAATTGCGGCGAACAATCGCGCGCTCTTCGTAGCCGATGACCTGCTTGTATTTAATCTTTTGTCCAGCCCCGGTGCCGGTAAAACGACACTGCTCGTCCGCGCGGTGTCCGAGCTCAAGTGCAGCCGGTGGGTCGGGGTCATCGAAGGGGACCAGCAGACCTCGAACGATGCCAAACGTATTCAGGCCGCCGGCGTGCCAGCCGTTCAAATCAATACCGGCAAGAATTGTCATCTCGACGCTGCAATGATTGGCGACGCTTATCGCCGCCTGCCGCTGCTCTCGGGCGGTATTCTCTTCATCGAGAACGTGGGTAATCTGATCTGTCCCGCTGCCTTCGATCTTGGCGAAACCTGCAAGATCGTAGTGTTCTCGATTACTGAAGGTGAAGACAAGCCGCTCAAATATCCTGATGTGTTTGCCGCTTCGTCGCTCATGGTGATTAACAAGATTGATCTAGCGTCGCTGCTCGAATTCGACGTGGGCAAGGCCATCGAATACGCCAGACGGGTCAACCCAAAGATCGACGTGATTGTAGTTTCGGCTCGGACTGGCGAAGGCTTTGCCGCGCTCTACGCCTGGATCGATAGACAGGCGGGCCGTCAGAGGCGCGCCTTCGAGGACAAAGGGCGATGAGCGCCGCAGCCACCTGCGACCGAACACGGCTGCGCGTGGTCGTGAGTGGGGCAGTGCAAGGGGTCGGCTTTCGTCCTTACGTCTATGGACTTGCCGTTCGGTACGGATTGGCGGGGTTTGTCATCAATGGCCCTGAGGGCGTCATCATCGAGGTTGAGGGCCACCGTGCCTCGGAGTTTGTCGCCACGTTGCCGCTCGAGGCGCCTCCATTGGCACGCATAGTCGACATCTGCGTTCGCGAGACTACGGCGCTCGCGGCGAAGGGCTTTTCGATCGGGACGAGCGAAGCCGGCAAATTGTCAACGCAGATCGTCGCTGACGCCGCGGTCTGCCAGCAATGCCTCAAAGAGCTATTCGATCCAGAAAATCGGCATTACCTTTATCCCTTCATCAGTTGCTGCCATTGCGGTCCACGCTACACCATCGCCGAACGGCTTCCGTACGATCGCCGCAACACTGTGATGAGGGCTTTTAGTTTGTGCGCCGCGTGCGCGGCTGACTATGCCGATCCGGCAAGCCGCAGGTTTCACGCGGAGGCGATCGCGTGCCCAGCATGCGGTCCTCGGCTTAGCCATGGGATCAGCGATATTGTCGCGGCAATCGCGCGGGGGCAGATCGTGGCGATAAAGGGGCTGGGCGGATACCAGCTTCTTTGCGATGCGCGTAATCAGGACGCCGTGCAGCGTTTGCGCAGGAGAAAGCACCGCCTTCAGAAGCCGTTCGCGGTTTTGGTCGATTCCGTCGAGCGCGTCAGCGAGATCGCGGCGGCGAACGCGCCCGAGCTAGCGCTGCTAGAATCCGTAGCACGTCCGATCGTCCTCCTGCCATCACGCAACAATCTGGCGCCCGCCATAGCACCTGGTTTATCGCGAGTGGGTGTCATGCTGCCCGTACTGCCGCTGCATCACCTCATCTTCCATGCGCTTCGCTCGCCAGGTACACGTGCGGGGTCTAGCCCCGTCATCGTGGCCACCAGTGCCAATATTTGCGGCGAACCGCTGCTGATTGATAACGCGCAGGCATTGCGGCGGCTCAACGGAATCGCCGATCTTGTCGTGACCCATGATCGCGATATCTTGACGCGTGCTGATGATTCCGTGGTTTCGGTGGTGGCTGGCCGGCCGCAATTCCTTCGTCGTGCCCGTGGCTATGTTCCCGAGCCGATCCGCCTTGCGAGAGCCGTCCCGCCCGTGCTCGCCGTTGGCGGCGAACTGAAATCGACCGTCACCATCACCCGGGACAACCAAGCGTTCGTCTCTCAGCATATTGGCGATCTAAATACGGCCGAAGGCATCCGTGCGTTTGAGAGGACGATCCGACACCTAACATCGAGCCTTGACGTGGAACCTGTCGCTTTCGCCCATGATCTGCATCCCGATATGGCTTCTACCCGCTTTGCGCAAGAAAATGCTCGCGCGCTGATCGCGGTCCAGCATCACCACGCACACGCTGCCGCAGTGATCGCCGAGCATGGCCATGTGGGACCAGCGCTTGCCCTGGTGCTCGATGGCCATGGCTTCGGCTCCGACGGCGGTAACTGGGGTGGCGAACTATTGTTGTGCGAAGGGACGTGGTCCCGACGCATCGGGCACTTAGCGCCCATGCAGATGCCTGGTGGAGATCGTGCAGCCCGCGAGCCGTGGCGCATGGCGGGCGCAGTATTACACGGGCTCGGCAGGGGTAACGAAATCGGGCAGCGCTTTGCGGCGCAACGGCAAGCCGGGTGTGTGTCGGACTTGCTCGATCAGCCGGGCGGGACCACCACGACCAGTGCGGGACGGTTGTTCGACGCAGCAGCGGCGCTGCTGGGGATTGCGCATTTGCAGAGCTATGACGGCGAAGCAGCGATGAAGCTCGAAGCGCTGGTGCGGCGGGCAGCGATTCTCGAAGCCGGCTGGACGATCGATGGCGGCGTGCTGTCGCTTCGTCCGCTA from Bradyrhizobium sp. CB1015 harbors:
- the hypB gene encoding hydrogenase nickel incorporation protein HypB, giving the protein MCTICGCHQGTPSTKRAEANDAESHERSLQDDRDCHSALPPGDRRPPQSNHAGDRYKRCPRSANHQAHNAQALPSGVDPPDLRGCGMTRTRLVEIERDILDKNNGIAANNRALFVADDLLVFNLLSSPGAGKTTLLVRAVSELKCSRWVGVIEGDQQTSNDAKRIQAAGVPAVQINTGKNCHLDAAMIGDAYRRLPLLSGGILFIENVGNLICPAAFDLGETCKIVVFSITEGEDKPLKYPDVFAASSLMVINKIDLASLLEFDVGKAIEYARRVNPKIDVIVVSARTGEGFAALYAWIDRQAGRQRRAFEDKGR
- the hypF gene encoding carbamoyltransferase HypF, which codes for MSAAATCDRTRLRVVVSGAVQGVGFRPYVYGLAVRYGLAGFVINGPEGVIIEVEGHRASEFVATLPLEAPPLARIVDICVRETTALAAKGFSIGTSEAGKLSTQIVADAAVCQQCLKELFDPENRHYLYPFISCCHCGPRYTIAERLPYDRRNTVMRAFSLCAACAADYADPASRRFHAEAIACPACGPRLSHGISDIVAAIARGQIVAIKGLGGYQLLCDARNQDAVQRLRRRKHRLQKPFAVLVDSVERVSEIAAANAPELALLESVARPIVLLPSRNNLAPAIAPGLSRVGVMLPVLPLHHLIFHALRSPGTRAGSSPVIVATSANICGEPLLIDNAQALRRLNGIADLVVTHDRDILTRADDSVVSVVAGRPQFLRRARGYVPEPIRLARAVPPVLAVGGELKSTVTITRDNQAFVSQHIGDLNTAEGIRAFERTIRHLTSSLDVEPVAFAHDLHPDMASTRFAQENARALIAVQHHHAHAAAVIAEHGHVGPALALVLDGHGFGSDGGNWGGELLLCEGTWSRRIGHLAPMQMPGGDRAAREPWRMAGAVLHGLGRGNEIGQRFAAQRQAGCVSDLLDQPGGTTTTSAGRLFDAAAALLGIAHLQSYDGEAAMKLEALVRRAAILEAGWTIDGGVLSLRPLFSRLIADDIDAAGGAGLFHGTFVAACVDWVTRAARTTGVNTVVLSGGCFLNAVLADEIPRGCSAAGLSPLVPRRLPPSDGGLSLGQAWIAALQIAQQSSARGGTA
- a CDS encoding hydrogenase expression/formation protein, whose amino-acid sequence is MKTAIPTVSGGAERATSDLATGPASLDVFHTGPMSVLARRAWGDADERGRNYPNATLLLANAAAAVRGQRSGARTQLYGLANLSDGERKLIDELLGEGEVAGVVALPDGSLAQIRESVLAGIWRVRIGAEPAHEYVEVGSIPQIVRRAATDLTSADLVIRTPPNGAMNVQPVLAEIRERARVWRLGMHAYVINLTSLPMSIIDLAFLQQSLGNGPVQLMLHGYSTCRVQATGIRNVWSVQFFNSTDDIILDTLEVGGVPIVALAADEDFQDSAERMQEIIEAYFT
- the hypA gene encoding hydrogenase maturation nickel metallochaperone HypA, with the protein product MHEMAICLGIIQIVEEKVHERSSSRVRSICLEMGALSHAAPEAIRFCFAAAATRTVAEGAALNIVELPGVAWCMSCSKSVEIARRGECCPCCGSYHLQVTAGEQMRVKELEID